One Drosophila santomea strain STO CAGO 1482 chromosome X, Prin_Dsan_1.1, whole genome shotgun sequence DNA segment encodes these proteins:
- the LOC120455623 gene encoding uncharacterized protein LOC120455623 has translation MGCCASNLKLKELSSLNSSIYLAAGGAARRSQKRLYSSRNSSGVGSSGNSSSSSSSRSIWSRSSQPICDDFAEQPQLDRSCGYYTCSSANSSPRKGHQKDEDEQEDEEEEEGVLMRTQDMSASSRDATTQSTQSAQMAGNLEWEMYMMQQAQRIMPKTSSPICQRRDNAHMPASSYQKWRNYLQSTPAHMLHNVTHIPEAIAGHFCPTSFPGYSDLEEMESAAKRFKVDFEREPLEEPLYTTYQLLAGHTHTISTDL, from the coding sequence ATGGGTTGTTGTGCGAGCAATCTGAAGCTCAAGGAGCTGAGCAGCCTCAACAGCAGCATCTATCTGGCAGCCGGAGGAGCGGCACGTCGCTCCCAGAAGCGTTTGTACAGCAGTCGCAACAGCAGCGGAGTGGGCAGCAGTGGCAATAGCAGCTCCTCATCATCCAGTCGCAGCATCTGGAGCCGCTCCAGCCAGCCCATTTGCGATGACTTTGCCGAACAGCCGCAACTGGACAGATCCTGCGGCTACTACACCTGCAGCAGTGCCAATTCGTCGCCACGAAAGGGTCACCAGaaggatgaggatgagcaggaggatgaggaggaagaggagggAGTGCTTATGCGCACGCAGGACATGAGTGCGTCATCCCGAGACGCCACCACACAATCCACACAATCCGCTCAAATGGCGGGCAATCTGGAGTGGGAGATGTACATGATGCAGCAGGCGCAGCGCATAATGCCCAAGACCTCATCGCCGATATGCCAGCGACGGGACAATGCCCACATGCCCGCCTCATCGTATCAGAAGTGGAGGAACTATCTGCAATCCACGCCGGCTCACATGCTGCACAATGTCACCCACATACCGGAGGCCATTGCCGGTCACTTTTGCCCGACCAGCTTTCCCGGCTACAGCGATCTGGAGGAGATGGAGAGCGCGGCCAAGCGGTTCAAGGTGGATTTCGAGAGGGAACCACTGGAGGAGCCACTGTACACCACCTACCAACTGCTGGCCGGGCACACGCACACCATATCCACAGATCTGTGA
- the LOC120456967 gene encoding coiled-coil domain-containing protein 25: MVFYFKSNVIQPPAMLYMGRDKHENEELIRWGWPEDVWFHVHDLSSAHVYLRLRKGQTIDDIPTDVLVDAAQLCKANSIQGNKVNNLEVVYTMWENLKKTPDMEPGQVAYHNEKAVRRIRLEKRINEIVNRLNRTKTEEEHPDFRGLREARDAAERQDQKKLQRERREQEKEAAKQRELEAELRSYASLQKSENMRTNYDAGNESDDFM, encoded by the coding sequence ATGGTGTTCTACTTCAAGAGCAATGTGATCCAGCCGCCGGCGATGCTCTACATGGGTCGCGACAAACACGAAAATGAAGAGTTGATCAGATGGGGATGGCCGGAGGACGTGTGGTTCCATGTCCACGATCTGTCCTCGGCCCACGTGTACCTGCGGCTCCGGAAGGGCCAGACAATTGATGACATACCCACCGATGTGCTGGTGGACGCCGCACAGCTGTGCAAGGCGAACAGCATTCAGGGCAACAAGGTGAACAACCTGGAGGTGGTGTACACCATGTGGGAGAACCTGAAAAAGACGCCGGACATGGAACCCGGCCAGGTGGCGTACCACAACGAGAAGGCGGTGCGTCGCATCCGCCTGGAGAAGCGCATCAATGAGATTGTCAATCGACTGAACAGAACCAAGACGGAGGAGGAGCACCCCGATTTTCGGGGACTGCGCGAGGCGCGGGATGCCGCCGAGCGTCAGGATCAAAAGAAGCTGCAGCGCGAGCGCCGcgagcaggagaaggaggcCGCCAAGCAGCGGGAGCTGGAGGCGGAGCTACGCAGCTATGCGTCCCTCCAGAAGTCGGAGAACATGCGCACCAACTACGATGCCGGCAACGAGTCGGATGACTTCATGTAG
- the LOC120455622 gene encoding uncharacterized protein LOC120455622 isoform X2, whose protein sequence is MKVVRLEVFAEELTTAAALSEEWGSGWRGTNFLVEVEQTAPISPPSSSSASSNGSEDYLGELGSQEVDDGFTTGATTGAANATTTTTAETGPKIIVRTEEVLIVGLVLVLWVGAIMLFFNRWGKIRMLEPYQPKFQQQHRSSCPLVDLDAVTTHQRSSVSRMSMGMVHNLNMPTCQFAAYNPNIYAKGYASHVSASRPRQNSVFVGASTSHYLMPRPPRKTRSAMDLHSMVLDESAEQV, encoded by the exons TTGTGCGTCTGGAGGTTTTCGCCGAAGAGTTAACCACAGCAGCGGCTCTTTCAGAAG AATGGGGCTCCGGCTGGCGGGGCACCAATTTCCTCGTGGAGGTCGAGCAAACGGCGCCCATTTCGCCGCCATCCTCGTCATCGGCGTCCTCGAATGGCAGCGAGGATTATTTGGGCGAGCTGGGCAGCCAGGAGGTGGACGATGGGTTCACAACAGGTGCCACAACAGGAGCCGCCaatgccaccaccaccaccacagcGGAAACAG GACCCAAGATCATCGTGCGCACCGAGGAGGTACTGATTGTGGGCCTGGTCCTGGTGCTCTGGGTGGGCGCCATCATGCTCTTCTTCAACCGTTGGGGCAAGATCCGCATGCTGGAGCCGTATCAGCCGAagttccagcagcagcatcgcaGCTCCTGTCCGCTGGTCGATTTGGATGCAGTTACCACGCACCAG CGCTCCTCCGTGTCGCGCATGTCGATGGGCATGGTGCACAATCTCAATATGCCGACGTGCCAATTTGCGGCCTATAATCCCAACATTTATGCCAAGG GTTACGCCTCGCATGTCTCGGCGTCGCGTCCCCGCCAGAATTCGGTGTTTGTGGGTGCCAGTACCAGTCACTATCTGATGCCGAGGCCGCCGAGGAAGACCAGATCGGCGATGGACCTGCACTCGATGGTGCTGGACGAGAGTGCCGAACAGGTGTAG
- the LOC120455624 gene encoding protein nullo — translation MGSTHSAEQVNSVEDTTSPGNPGIFCTAASLPNFISNIQRLVLRKLSISARKQKRLSKRSKQLLRPMPRCSSFGSSGTLLTPTKKSCSLADRRYAQWKCSFEHLARKQSPPRLHDISEAMTGQTTPPGFPSHTDAKRCLVASSMEDASSPDSPLYDLAGGGQKLRRRLSLRSHAPVRRPSARQKAVQAKLDAQLQRDLRDLEDYYGGFHFAQRRERLVKV, via the coding sequence ATGGGCAGCACACATTCCGCTGAGCAGGTAAACAGTGTGGAGGACACAACCAGTCCCGGCAATCCTGGCATCTTCTGCACGGCGGCATCCCTGCCCAACTTCATCAGCAATATCCAGCGACTGGTGCTCCGCAAGCTGAGCATCTCGGCGAGGAAACAAAAGCGACTGAGTAAGCGCTCCAAGCAACTACTGCGACCCATGCCCCGCTGCTCGTCCTTCGGATCCAGCGGCACTCTACTGACGCCCACCAAGAAGTCCTGCAGCCTGGCCGATCGCCGCTATGCCCAGTGGAAGTGCAGCTTCGAGCACCTGGCCAGGAAGCAGTCGCCGCCGCGTCTCCATGACATCAGCGAGGCCATGACTGGACAGACCACGCCCCCTGGCTTTCCCTCCCACACGGATGCCAAGCGCTGCCTGGTGGCCAGTTCGATGGAGGACGCCAGTTCGCCGGATTCGCCGCTCTACGATTTGGCGGGCGGTGGCCAGAAACTCCGCCGCCGCCTCAGCTTGCGCAGCCACGCCCCCGTGCGCCGCCCATCCGCCCGGCAGAAGGCGGTGCAGGCCAAGCTGGATGCCCAGCTGCAGCGGGATCTTCGCGACCTGGAGGATTACTATGGCGGCTTCCACTTTGCCCAGCGTCGCGAGCGTTTGGTCAAggtataa